GGAGCCCAGTCTCAGCCTCTGACATCCGGGACCTGAGAGGGCCTTACCCACTGCCCTGGGTCCCTGTGGGCAGGAAGCGTTGCCAAGGCGATGAGCCTGGCCCTGAGTGTGAGCCCCTCCCACAGCTCACGTctgcagagccccctcccccagggagctCAGGGCAGCGTGTGAGGGGTGGTCCCAGCTGGCCATAGTCAGCTGCTGCTGGCGTCTCCAGCTGGAAGCCGAGGGTCCTGTTGTCCCAGAAGCCGCAGGCCCATGCTGGGGACAGCAGATGGCTCTGGACACAGGAAGTGGCACTAAGCTGAGGACCACAAACACGGTGACAGCGGATGCCCTAGGCCAAGCCCAGCtaggctcctgccaggatcagctgGACTAGAGTCCGCCTCTCCCTCAGGGGTCCAAACCTCATCAGCTAGGATTCCAGAGGTCAAAGAGAAGCTAGGGCCACAAAACTGTCCACGCCCGAGCTGCCAGCTCGCAGGAGCTCtgcccaccccccgcccctgctcaggcagcagcctggggctgcagggcccagcagAGGACACGGCCTGCCTCCTACGGTGCCGTGGCCCTGTCTGTCCCTGAGGCTGACAGGtgagggctggggacaggggagcAGAAGCTGCCAGTTCTGGATTCAAACCTCAGCCCACCCGTTTGGGTACCAAAAACTGTGGTAGCCACAGgccctgtctgtgtgtctgccacAGGGCCCGGCCAGCAGCGAGGGAGGAGGGACCTGACACTGGCCTCCCCTGCGCTCCCTGCTGGGGACCATCTCGGAGCTGGGGCCTTGGGCAAGGAAGCCTGGGCCCTGGTCAGGCCTCTTCACACCGGCACCGCGCCTGAGCTGTGCCAGCCAGAGTGCCCATGCGGCTTTCACACAGATCCAGCTGAGACGCAGGGAGGTGACCACCCACCCTCACAGCAGCCTCAGGACTGCCACGTCCTCCTCTCCCGCCAAAAGCCCCAGCACGGAGCCGGCAAGCCATCCGAGACCCACGGGGTGTCCTCGAGCCgtcccttctctgcctccctcgtATCCGGGCCTGAGCACATGGGGACGGGCAGGGAAGACAGGGCTGCACCTTCCGGGTCACCAGCCCCAAAGGACCAGCCTCAGAGGACGCTGGCTTCCCTGCTCAGCtgtgccccccacacacacacccctgcctggCCAAAGGCTCCAGCCTGGACAGAGCTGCAGTCCTCATGTGGGCCTGgggtccagcctcagccccctCTTCTGCCTGCTGCCAGGGTGGTGACAAAGAGTACCCCCCCACGAACCTTGGCCACAGGTGCCACCCCCACCTTCACCCGGCCCCAGCCCAGTCTGGGCCAGTGGAGTTCGTGGATGACTGTCACACCTTGGAGCAAGGGGACAGGTGGGCCCAGGGCAGTCGTCCAGCAGGAGGTCCATGGCTGGGGTCCCCCCAGTCCTGGTGTGTCCAGACCATGCCCGGCACTGCGCAGAAGACGGATCTGGAAGGAGAGGCTAGCACAGGCAGAGGTCGGCACTGCCTCCTGGGTCTGCTTCCCCACAGCCCCCTCAGCGCCCCACCCCGTGCAGGCAGTGGACGAAGCCACGGCTCTAGTGCCACGGCCTTCCCTGTCCATGGGGAAGGTATAGGTGGTGGGCAGTGCCCTCCCAGCCCCGCAGCCGCAGCTCCTCTCGTGCCGCCCACCCAGGACGCCTCCAGGACCACTCAGCCAGTGCAGGCCGAGGATGACATCATGGTAAGAGGTGACCCCTGGGCTCTGAGCATCCATGTGCTGGACAGAAGGACCGTGCAAGGTCAAGGAGAGCAGGCCTGAGGGGCACGTGTGTGGCCATGTGcggaggcaggcaggtgggacGGGGAGTCAGCAACAACGTGGGCGAGATGCTGTGGGCACAGCACGGATCACACACAAGCACGGGGTGTGGGGCTGGGATCTccagtccttgggcagctgcagctTCTGCAGTGTCTCGGGCCAGCACCCCCATCAGAGCTCAGGagggagaaaagcagaggagggggGCAAGGCCCAACTCCTCTCAACCCCAAGAGGCCCCCGTCCTGGCCCCTCAGCTGCCAGCATGCGTCTGTCCCATTCCAAGAACAGGGGAGCTGGGAGATGAGTCTCCCTCACCCCAGACCCTCTCCAGAGCCTTGCCCGCCTGCTGCATCTACCCACCGGCCTGGGATCAACAGGTCCGCCCCGAACGAcgcccacagcccaggcccaggcccagccccatccGCTGGCGTGAACACAGCCTTGTGCAGTTTCGCTGCAGAGCCACCGGGCCTGGCTGTCTGCCTGTCATTGCCCCGCTCTGTGAGTGCCAGCGAGAATCAGCCGACCTGGCCCAGGAGGCTTTGTGAGGAGTTCCAGACTGAGAAAGCCAGGCCCGAGGCATTCCGGGGCCCATCCCTGGGGCAGACACGGCACCCCAGCATGGGCTGTCAGGCCCGGGCCACCGCCTGCCTCCCTGGAGACTGGAAGGCACTGGCTCCTGCACCCTCCCGGCCCCCCACGCATGCTCCCCACTGGCCACAACTGCTCCCCGACCTTGCAGCCCTCTGCATCCCCAACCTCAGTGAGCACCACTTCCTGTAAACTGAGACCACCCAGGACACGCCCCAAAGTCAACACCTcctgcccgggccccgcccctcctgtgCCTCtggatggaaggggagggggaggtatTCCAGTGATCGCCTCCAACAAGCCTCCCAGCAGACGGGCCTGGGCCCTCCAGggagcaggtgcctcctcctccttcctgtttgCGTGTTTAAGCTTCTCTGGGAGACCTGCTGCCTACCCGCCTACCCGTGCCTGGGAGGGTGGGGCTCAGGCAGGCAGACCTCACCCCAGCGCTGCCGGGGAGGCCTCAAGGCTCCACCTGGCTGCCCAGAAACCCTGCCTCCCAAAGGCCTCCCTCAGGGCTGACCATGCCCAGAGGACCTTCTGCACCCTGACTCTGACCTCACGGCACCCACCATTGCCAGGACCAGCCCCCTGCAAGCCCCTTCctggcctcccccccaccccaacacataGGACCTCTGCCTCCACCCTGCAGGTGCACCCCGCAGCCCTCTCCCAGGGCCCTCACCCCGACACGGGGAAGGTCCCCCCTCCCTCACCCTGACACTAGCAGGTCCCTactccctcctcacccccacaACTGCaggtcccccctccctcctcacccccacacctgcaggtcccccctccctcctcacccccacaCCTGCGGGTCCCcactccctcctcacccccacaCCTGTGGGTCCCcactccctcctcacccccacaCCTGCgggtcccccctccctcctcacccccacaCCTGTAGGTTCTGCTGTCttcaggcttctggctctggGGGTGTGGCCTGTGAGACCTGCCCTCCTCTGCAGGTGCGTGGCCACTGTGATTTCCCTGTGCATTCCTGAGTTTGCGGAGCCCGTGTGTGTGAGGGGTGCAGCATGCACtcacgtgtgtgtctgtgggtgtgaggggtgtgCAGACACCAACACAGGCACCCTCAGAGGCAGGTGGTGGGTGTGACATGAGAGGAAAGCCAGCAAGCACTGAGTGTGCTCCAGACCAGGCTGTGTCAGGGTCCCGACACTCCCTCCTGCCTCGAGGCTGCCCTCTGACCCCTGCCCAGTGGACGGTGTGGCCGAGTTCTGCCTTCCCCCAGTCCCTGtgagacccccccacacacagcacaTTCACAGCACTGGGATGCATGCTGCcacaaaccagcaccccagacccTCCACCGCATGCAGCCCATgcctgctccagctctggcctgcCCACACCCTGGGGCCCCTGCGCTGGTGTTACAAGGTCCACTCATTCCTGAAGCTGGAAGCCCTTCCCCAGGGTGAGGCTCACCGTCAGCTGGAATGAGGCCTGCCAGGGTCCAACAAGGCTGGGGCAAGGCAGCGCCCCTGGAGCTGGGCGTCCAGCACGTGGGCCACGGTGAGGCTTCTGCAGCACTGCTTCCCCGGGGGCCGAGCCCATGCAGTCCATGGGCGAGGAGCCTCGCACCTGTGTATGGCACCCCTGTCTCAAACCCCCATGCCTCACCCAggccccatccccctcccccccaggaccCCATCCCCCAACTCCCTCACCCCAGGACCCTCTCCCCACCTTCTTCCCTCCCATGTGACTCGAGGGTGTGGAGCCAGACCAGgcccaggagagaggagagaggatccAGGAGGGGCCTGACACTGGGGTGAAAGGAGCCCCAGCAGGGAGACTGGGCTGTGACACCAAGAACGGCTGGGCAGCCTgcaggaggctgggaaggccCCCGTGGTACAGGACCACAGCTGGCCACATGAAGACAGGCATCAGCCTGGCTCCTGAGATAGGCAGCACAGGAGAGCCCCCCAGCACCCCAAGAGCAGCCCTGCACATCCGGCTCCAGCACCCTCAGGACAGCAGGAGgggcccctcccagggccaggcACTCTGTCACAGCCCAGCAGTGGTGGACCAGGCCACTGTACGCCAGGCCTGACCCCTCTCTGGTCTCCAGGAGCCGTGAACTGGCCCagcacctccctccccaccccacaaacACCCTCACACTCCTCATGGGTGCTAAACAGCACCCCCTGACCTCCCGGGGCCTCAGCCTCCGCCTCCATGGCACCACAGACAGCTGGCATCCACAGGGCCACAAGGGCCCTGGGCGGGGAGCCCCAGACCCGTCCACAGCACCCAGTTCTGGTCCTGATGCAGCTGTGGGGACCGGCGGACTCCACACAGCAGCTCCAGTGCGAGGGGCCCTGGGGATGTGGGCTGAGGGCACACAAGCAGCTCCAGAGTCTGATGGAGTGGGGGGCTGGGAACTGCCAGTCCTGCCCAGGACGGGGGGGTTCTCGCCCCAAGCAGACAGCAGCTGTGACCTGGAGCACACGCCTCCTGCAGCCTCCTGCGCGCCTGCTTTCTGCACAAGTCTGCGTTCCTCTTTCCCTAAAGACAGGCACGAAGTTGGCTGTTTGCAGCCAACAAGTTCTGCTTCCTCGTAGGGGCCGTGCAGTCCCTGGACCCCCAGGCCCCCAGACACAGGGCAGCAACTCCCATGTGAGCAGACAACAAACACGCACAGGGGCGGGGCAAGACAGCCATGGACACAGGCTAGGGTGCCCAGGTCCACAGTGGCCCCAGACAGAGACACAAATGCCCTCGGTACCCTCTGTCTGCAGACTTGGGCACACTCAGAGGCCCCACCACCAGGCAACCCCCCAACACACAGGCACATGTGTGCATGGCCATGAAGCCCCCAGCACTAGGTGGCCCCccaacacacaggcacacatgtgcaCGGCCATGGAGCCCCTGGCACGAGCTACCCCCAAACAGGCAGCCACACATGTgcacagccatggagcccccagcACCAGGCACTCCCCAACACGcaggcacacatgtgcacagccACAGTCCCAGGCCCCGGGACAGCcaacggcaggagctgctgcagctggggtggagctgggcctgCCTCCTGGAGCTGCGTCAGCTGAGGCCCCGCCCCCCCTCCCTGTGCAccagctctgcccccagctgGGAACCTCACTGGAAGCGGCAGAGGCAGCGGCTGGACAGCTCCGGGAAGCTTCCCCTGCTGTGGCGTGCAGTCGGAGACTCCTGCCAGGTCTGGCAGCGAGAGCCCACACGTTCGGCCACGAGGCTCGGGACAGGCCAGTGGAGAGGACAGCAGGTGAGCAGCGGGGTCTGCAGTGTGGCACAGGTGGGGGCGGTGGAGACACGCCGGGCggtggggctgggaaggggctgcTTTGGTTCCACTTTGGTCCTGTGCTGGGGTGGCCGGGGcaagggcagaggcaggcagacccGGTCACCTCTTTCCAGGAAGGGCCCGGCGGCCTGCgccctgcaggaggagggggctTGGAAGGGAAGTGACCCCCGTGAGTGCTGTCCCGGAGGAAGCTGGCAGAGGCCTCGTGCACCCAGCAGCCTCCCCATCACTCCAGGCCTGGCGGGCGGCTGCCGCCTCTGCCACACACCCTGTGGTGCTGGTGCTCCGGTGGCCACATCCCACAGTTCCTGGTCGTTTATCTCCCAGAATCCAGCCCGAGACACCCCTCCTGGAAGCCCACCGCCAGGCCCCTACCTGCCCAGGGCACCAGCTGCTGAGGGCCGGCCTCGACATGCAGGCCACAGGAACCCCGGAGTCCCTGGACAGGAAGGGCCCGTCCTTCCCGCACACAGTGAGTGTCGGCCCCTGTCAGGACAACAGCACGGGGCCCAACGCCACCTGCCCTGAGCTGCCGCCAGCCCTCGCAGCCCTGTACGTGGTGCTGCCCACCGTGTACTCTGTGATCTGCGCCGTGGGGCTGACCGGCAACACAGCCGTCATCTACGTGGTCCTCAGAGCGCCCAAGATGAAGACGGTGACCAATGTGTTCATCTTGAACCTGGCTGTGGCCGACGGGCTCTTCACGCTGGTGCTGCCGGTGAACATCGCGGAGCAcctgctgcagcgctggcctttcGGGGACCTGCTGTGCAAGCTGGTACTGGCCATCGACCACTACAACATCTTCTCCAGCGTCTACTTCCTGGCCGTGATGAGCGTGGACCGCTACCTGgtggtgctggccacagtgcagtcTCGCCGCGCACCCCGGCGCACCCACCGAGGCGCCAAGCTCACCAGCCTGTGCGTCTGGCTGGGTGTGACCCTGCTGGTCCTGCCGTTCTTCTCCTTCGCGGGCGTCTACAGCAACGAGCTGCAGGTCCCCAGCTGCGGGCTCAGCTTCCCGCGGCCCGAGCGGGCCTGGTTCAAGGCCAGCCGCATCTACACCCTGGTGCTGGGTTTTGTGGTGCCCGTGTGCACCGTGTGCGTGCTGTACGCGGACCTGCTGCGCAGACTGCGGGCCGTCCGGCTCTGCTCCGGAGCCAAGGCTCTGGGCAAGGCCAAGCGGAAAGTCACGGTGCTGGTGTTTGCCGTCCTGGCCGCGTGCCTGCTCTGCTGGACGCCCTTCCACCTGGCCTCCGTCGTGGCCCTGACCACAGACATGCCCCAGACCACCCTGGTCATCAGCATCTCCTACGTCATCACTAGCCTCAGCTACGCCAACTCATGCCTCAACCCGTTCCTCTATGCCTTCCTGGACGACAACTTCCGCAAGAGTTTCCGCACGCTGTTCCCATGCGGCGCGGCCTGAGAGCCCCTCCAGGAGCACCCCGCCTCCCCAcaacccagccccacccaggctgcgccaccccaccccaccccaccccgccggcCTCATCCAGGCAGCGCCCCACGTCCTGGagtcctgcccacccctccaggAGCCTCTGCGTCCCCGCTTCCCCTCACGGGCCCGGCCTGGGCTGTGCCCCGCCCACCCTGCCCAGGCAGCGCCCCATCCAGGCAGTGCCCCGCTTTTTCTAAtagatttatttgattattttacttgaaaggcagagtgacagaaagagagggagggacctgctccgtgggtaaagccaccacctgcagtgccagcatcccagatgggcgtgggttcaagtcccagctgctctacttctgatccagctctctgctatggcctggggaaacagtggaagatggttcaagtccttgggcccctgcacctgggtgggaggcccagaagaagcagccaactgggaagtgaaccagcagatggaagacctctctctctgcctctccttctctctctgtaactctgactttcaaatagatacataaatcttttaaaaagaaaggaaggaagagacagggtGTCCATGTGCTCATTCACTTTACaagtggccacagcggccaggtcAAAGACGGaacaggagctccatctgggtctcctacacgggtgcaggggcccaggcacccaaAGGTCTCCAcgagcattagcagggcgctggacgggaagtggagcagcgggggctCAGctcacacagcaccagccccgtctTTGATATCTCCTAGCGACAGAGGCCCCAGAAGTCGGCCTCTACCTTCAGAGACAGCCAGAGCTAGGttctctctcctgtctgcctCCTGGACAGCCCCGAGCAGACAGCAGCAGGCGCTCAGGTCCCAGCAGGAGGTCCTGACACAACAGGAGCCCTGAATCCACCCACAGAGACCCCACTGCCCCTGTcatcccagggccagccctgagccTCACAGCCGAGAGCCACTGGGCTCCTCCAGGTTGCATCAGGAGGTGACCGAGCTGGGCAGCCCAGGCAGCAAAACCCAGGGTCTCTGCAGAGGCCGAGGGCACCTATGTCAAAGACCAAGAGACCTCTCGCTGGGAGGCCTGTGCCCTGTGTGTCCCCCCTATCCAGGGGCCACATGTCACCTGCAGGGGCTCGCACCTGGAACCCCTAGGCCTGGAcccagccagcagcagctgctATGAGCCTCAGGCTTGGGAGGGGCTCCCAGGTGCAGGGTCAGAGACCCCTGATTCCAGGCGGAAGGGCCGAGCAGGTCCCCAAAGACCACCCGGTGGGCCTGGCCCCTCTGGTTGAGTCTGGGGTCTCAGCCTTGCCTCTGGGTGCGGTCAGGACCCAGGCTCACCACCCCAGCCTGCGTCCGGTGCaagcccacccacccccaccaccaccacattcTCCAGCCTGCCTGAGCCCCCTCAGGTGTCACCGCTGTCGTGAACGCTCACGGCAGGGGGTCAGGAATCAGCGTGCCTTTTTCAGATGGTTTAGACTCAGGGTCCTGAGAGGTCGCAACCCAGGTGTGGCCAAGGCTCTGGTCACCTGAAGCCTCGGCTGCTGGGCGCGTGGACAGCTGCTCAGGGCCCCCCGGGAAGCCAGCGAGAGTGGGCAGGAGAAAACTGACCTGTCTGGGGGGCGCTGGCCGCCCTCCCCGACtctgtgcagcagcagggagtggccaggcctggggtgggggacgTGTGTGCAGCAAACACCCGCACCCCCGCCTCCGCGGGAGAACGAGCTGTTCTCGGCCCCTTTCCTGCGTGAGAGTGCGCGGCAGTCACACCTCGCTGCAGAGCCGCCTAATTGCCGAGCGAGCCGCGGCTGCGCTGAGTCAAGAGCTCCCTGAGCACACGGGCGAGCGGTAACGAGTGTGAAAGAGGCGCAGCGCCTGAGCAGGCGGAGGCAGGGGCCGCCTTTCGCCCTCGGGTGGGGGTCCCCCCTCTGCCCCCACTGGCCACCCTCCGTGGCTCATCTCCCTGAAGACCCACGCCATGTGTCCTGCAGAGATGCTGCCCATCCGCGGCCAAGGATGGGAGCCTCAGAGAAAGCCCCGCCCCACGTATCTGTCCACGAGGAGCCTGATGCAGATCAGCACGGCCAGGGGGTCAACagaccagcccccagcccagggggaGACCCAAGGCCTGGGCAGCCACAGACTGTcaggaggggtgagggaggcctGTTCTCACAGGGGCCCTGTCCCAGCAAGCGGCTGACCCCCGCCCACCCGCACCGTGGACTTCCtgatgcaggggtggggaggaggccatACTGGAGCacgccccctgcccagggctcagGCCCTTCCAGCCCCAGGCCTCACGGCCACCGCTGCTCTGCCCTCAGGCCCCCCGGGCTCCACCTGCCTGTGGCCACTTGCCCCAGGCCAGGGGAGAGCCCAAAGCAGCAGGTGAGGCCCACAGGGCCCGGGccctgccagagccaggagggctCAGCAGTCTCCTCTACACAGAGGcgaaaaccaaggctcagaggaaCCAGGTTTCAGCAGGTGCAgcggtgggcaggggcagggtacagggaggctggggtgtggggcggggagcggggtgcagggaggctggggtatggggcgggggggcagggtacagggaggctggggtgcggggcggggtgcagggaggctggggtgtggggcggggagcggggtgcagggaggctgggatgtggggcgggggggcggggtaCAGGGAGGCTGGGGTGCGGGACGGGGGGCAGGGTACAGGGAGGCTGGGGTGCGGGGCGGGGTGCATGGAGGCtggggtgcggggcgggggggcagggtACAGGGAGGCTGGGGTGCGGGTGGGTGTGGGCATGGAGCATGGGGGCAGGAGTGTGGGGACAGGGGTGTGGGGACAGGGGCGTGGGGGTGTGGAGCATGGCAGCAGGGGTTCAGAGAGTCTGGGGTGCAGATGGGTATGGGCGCAGGGCGTGGGGGCAGGGGTACAGGGAGGCTAGGGTGTGGGCAAGTAGGGGTGTGGGGcatgggggcaggggtgcagggagaCTGGGGCGCAGTGTGGGGGCGTGGAGCATGGGGACGCAGAgcgtgggggcaggggcgtgggggcagcccatatgggacatcctgggagccagggccctgcctcCAACGTCCCTACCCCTGCCTGGCCAGCCTTCTGGTGGACACAAGCTGTGGGTGGCGGCCCTGGGCTCCCAGGTGGTGACACGGTCAGCAGCCCAGGGCCTCACACGTGAACCCCCGGCTGCTTGGGGCCTCCCTCCCGATTTCCCCTGATGCTGAATTTTGGTCTCAAAAGCAACACGTCGGCCACAGATGTTTGCATCCAGCCCCCAGCACGCCAGCAGCTGGAGTGAGGGCCAGCGTCCTCACAAGAGGCGGCTCTGAGCTTCACGTGAGGACCCGGCAAGAAGACAGGGCTCGGCAGAGCCCCACTGTACCAGCACCCCGATCTCGGACTTCAGCCTCGACAGGGGACTCATCACAGCCTCGTCACGGGTCCGGTGACAAGATCATCTGCCTGCCACACGGGGGCCCCAGGAGATCACCCAGGCGGTCACCATGTTCACTGTTCACAAAGCTCCCCTCCCTCAGGTCTGCTCCAAGAAGGGGGTCGGGGCCCCCCCAGGGCCGAAGAGGATGCAGAAGACCCTGGGGCTCAGCAGGGGGCGGcacctggggaaggagagaggcgcGGAATCGCTGCTCAGGGAGAAAAAAGAGTGGCTATGACTCAGCATAGCTGGTTTCCCCTCCCCCGAAGCTGGGCCTCCCCGGGACCCTACCCCAAGGGCAGCTTCAAGGGCGCACTGGGCGGGACCCCAGTCCCCTCCCAGGAAAGTTACTCCCCTGTCCAGTCCCCATGTGACTGTCAGAAACACCTGTTGAAAGCACAGCGGGTCAGCGAGCCGTGGTTTATTAGGGAACCTCCCTCAGCACCCGAGGCAGGTGCAGGGTCGGCCGCAGGCATGGGAAGCGGTACTTGTTGCATGCAAAATACAGGAAGATGCACGTGACGCCAGCGCAGACTCGGACACTTTTCAGCTTCGGCAAGAAAACACTGCGCTGGGCAGCTTCCATCCTCCCGGGAGCAGCTGTTGTGAGCAGGACCCCCGAGGCAGGAGGAGCCAGTCCAGGATCCGCACCTGGGCTCCGCAGGTGCCCGAGGCCACCTGGCCAGGGTCTCCGTAGAATATCAGAGTCTTTCCAAGGCTCCCAGTGTTTCCACAGTTCTACAGAGAAGCCTTTGCGAAGTCTCTGGCCTGCAGCTTCCTCCTGCAGACCACAGCAGGCTGCTCTCCAAGGGACtggggcccccacccccaaacatcCCGCAGCCCAGACAGTGCCTGCCCAAGCCCCACCCCTCGCCGTGGCTCCCCACGGGATGCCAACCCGCCAGCTGGCAACGGCAAGCTCAGGCCTTGCCCAGACACCCCGAGGTCTGTGGACTAAGCAGTCTCGAGGGACAGAGTAGAATACAGTCCATCCGCCCTGGTTCCAAGGCCCCGGGACCTCTTTCCAGATGCAGAGCCGCTGTTCTCTGACTGTAAGCAACAGAGAGACTGGGTGAGGGAGAACCCCAGGGAGAGCCTGTTCTCCTGCCCTGCACCAGACGCTGATACCAGCACACGGGTCTCTGCCTTGCGGGCAGAGCAGGCCACGTGCTCCCGCGGCACCTTCCTCCTGAGCCCCTTCTCACACACTGAAAAGCAGGCAGATGTGGAACGAGGGCTCGGCTCCCTTCTGCAGGAGCAGGCTCACTGAGAAGCCCGAGGGCCAGGGCCCCTGCCGGTCTCCTGGAGGCAGGCAGGCGTGCAGCCCTGAGCCGAGCCACAGTCATGGATGCACGGTGGCAGCTGCACTGAGGCAAGAGCAAGTCCACGCTGTGGCCTGCCCAGCACGCAAGGCCCCTCACCGAGGCTAACAGCCCGCCTGGACACCCCGAGGGTCCCTGGTGCCACAGGCGCAGGCAGAACAGGCAGGTGCTCCCGGTGGTGGCTCCGAGCTCAGAGAAGCGCtgcccactgctctccctgggcaGCACCAAGCCGGTCCAGTGGCCACAAGGCTGAAGGCAATGCAGACATCACTCGACACACAGGGTGCACACGACTGTGAAGCTGCTGTCCCACCTCCAGGCGTGTGCCCAGTGCACGCACGCAGTTGACTCTGCAGGGCAGAGGCCGAGGATGAGGGACACGTAGCCGGGAAGGTGCGCGTGGGCCCCTGTCTGGTGTGGGCAGTCTCAAGTGCCGCAGCCCAGCACCAGGAGAGCGGCTCAGTCTGGTGGAGGCCATGGAGGCAGCCTCATGCTCTGACCCGTCCCATGATGTCACCAGGTCCTGGACCAAGCAAGCCTGGGCCAAAGGCAAAGCCCACCCGAGGCTGCAGACACGCAGGGCTCGGGGGTCAGCCTAGAGAGCAGTGACCTGCGTGAGCTCCGTGTTGGGTGTGGACGGGCTCTGGGGGCTGACGGGCACCATGGGCAGGTCCACGCCTAGTCATGCGGGCCGCGGCACTGTCTCCGAGGTCTTGCAGGCGAGGGCCACGTCCTTGGCGATGCTGCGCACACGGTCCGACACCTGCATCTCCCGGCGCAGGGCGGACGCGCAGCAGAACCTGCGGAAGCAGGCCTTGAAGTTCTCGTCCAGGAAGGCGTAGAGGATGGGGTTGAGGCAGCTGTTGACGTAGCCCAGAGCCGTGCAGAAGCGCAGCACGGCCACGGCTGTCTCACTGCCCGGCTGGACGcccagcccctgcaccagcacgaAGACCTGCACGGGCGTCCAGCAGCCCACGAACACGGCCACCACCACCAGTACCAGCCGCGTGATGCGCCGCAGGTTCCGGTCCTTCTCGCGCGAGC
The window above is part of the Oryctolagus cuniculus chromosome 11, mOryCun1.1, whole genome shotgun sequence genome. Proteins encoded here:
- the NPBWR2 gene encoding neuropeptides B/W receptor type 2, whose product is MQATGTPESLDRKGPSFPHTVSVGPCQDNSTGPNATCPELPPALAALYVVLPTVYSVICAVGLTGNTAVIYVVLRAPKMKTVTNVFILNLAVADGLFTLVLPVNIAEHLLQRWPFGDLLCKLVLAIDHYNIFSSVYFLAVMSVDRYLVVLATVQSRRAPRRTHRGAKLTSLCVWLGVTLLVLPFFSFAGVYSNELQVPSCGLSFPRPERAWFKASRIYTLVLGFVVPVCTVCVLYADLLRRLRAVRLCSGAKALGKAKRKVTVLVFAVLAACLLCWTPFHLASVVALTTDMPQTTLVISISYVITSLSYANSCLNPFLYAFLDDNFRKSFRTLFPCGAA